The following are encoded in a window of Streptomyces sp. 11x1 genomic DNA:
- a CDS encoding ribonucleotide-diphosphate reductase subunit beta: MSSNQNLLDPGFELTLRPMRYPDFYERYRDAIKNTWTVEEVDLHSDVADLAKLSPAEQHLIGRLVAFFATGDSIVANNLVLTLYKHINSPEARLYLSRQLFEEAVHVQFYLTLLDTYLPDPEDRAAAFAAVENIPSIREKAEFCFRWMDSVEKLDRLESQADRRRFLLNLICFAACIEGLFFYGAFAYVYWFRSRGLLHGLATGTNWVFRDETMHMSFAFEVVDTVRKEEPELFDDALQQQVTDMLREAVEAELQFGRDLCGDGLPGMNTESMRQYLECVADQRLTRLGFAPVYGSENPFSFMELQGVQELTNFFERRPSAYQVAVEGTVDLDEDF; encoded by the coding sequence ATGTCCAGCAACCAGAATCTCCTCGACCCCGGCTTCGAGCTGACTCTCCGCCCGATGCGCTACCCGGACTTCTACGAGCGCTACCGGGACGCGATCAAGAACACCTGGACCGTCGAGGAGGTCGACCTCCACTCGGACGTCGCCGACCTCGCGAAGCTCTCCCCCGCCGAGCAGCACCTCATCGGCCGACTGGTCGCGTTCTTCGCGACGGGCGACTCGATCGTGGCGAACAACCTCGTGCTGACCCTCTACAAGCACATCAACTCCCCCGAGGCGCGGCTCTATCTGAGCCGCCAGCTCTTCGAGGAGGCCGTGCACGTCCAGTTCTATCTGACGCTGCTGGACACTTACCTCCCCGACCCGGAGGACCGGGCGGCGGCGTTCGCGGCGGTGGAGAACATCCCCTCCATCCGGGAGAAGGCGGAGTTCTGCTTCCGGTGGATGGACTCGGTCGAGAAGCTGGACCGGCTGGAGTCCCAGGCGGACCGCCGCCGCTTCCTGCTCAACTTGATCTGCTTCGCGGCGTGCATCGAGGGACTGTTCTTCTACGGCGCCTTCGCGTACGTCTACTGGTTCCGCAGCCGGGGTCTGCTGCACGGTCTGGCCACTGGCACCAACTGGGTGTTCCGCGACGAGACGATGCACATGTCCTTCGCCTTCGAGGTGGTGGACACCGTCCGCAAGGAGGAGCCGGAGCTCTTCGACGACGCGCTCCAGCAACAGGTCACGGACATGCTGAGGGAAGCGGTCGAGGCCGAGCTGCAGTTCGGGCGCGACCTGTGCGGTGACGGACTGCCGGGCATGAACACCGAGTCGATGCGGCAGTACCTGGAGTGCGTGGCCGACCAGCGTCTCACGCGCCTCGGCTTCGCCCCGGTGTACGGCTCGGAGAACCCCTTCTCCTTCATGGAGTTGCAGGGCGTCCAGGAGCTGACCAACTTCTTCGAGCGGCGTCCGTCCGCGTACCAG
- a CDS encoding GNAT family N-acetyltransferase: MDITIRTAAPDEYAALGEIIAQAYLGDGLLDFRESDRYLDELRDVAKRAAEADVLVAVADGRVMGGVTFVPTSGPMADIARAGEAEIRMLAVSPEARGRGAGEALVRACVERARAVEGCVRLVLSTQRGMHAAHRIYERLGFTRTPERDWKPLPDLLDVTLITYELTL; encoded by the coding sequence ATGGACATCACGATCAGGACGGCGGCCCCTGACGAGTACGCCGCCCTCGGCGAGATCATCGCCCAGGCCTACCTGGGCGACGGGTTGCTGGACTTCCGGGAGAGCGACCGGTACCTCGACGAGCTGCGGGACGTGGCGAAGCGGGCCGCCGAGGCCGACGTGCTCGTGGCGGTCGCGGACGGGAGGGTCATGGGCGGAGTGACCTTCGTCCCCACGAGCGGCCCCATGGCCGACATCGCCCGTGCGGGAGAGGCCGAGATACGGATGCTCGCGGTATCCCCGGAAGCCCGCGGGCGCGGTGCCGGCGAGGCGCTCGTGCGGGCCTGTGTGGAGCGCGCCCGCGCCGTGGAGGGCTGTGTGCGCCTCGTGCTGTCGACCCAACGCGGCATGCACGCGGCCCACCGCATCTACGAACGCCTGGGCTTCACCCGCACACCGGAGCGCGACTGGAAACCCCTGCCCGACCTCCTCGACGTCACCCTGATCACCTACGAGTTGACGCTCTGA
- a CDS encoding nucleoside hydrolase, producing MTARPPIVLDSDPGIDDAVALQYLLGTDLWDLKAYTSAGGNLPAEATYANARALARALRIDTHVPVHRGVGRPLSRLPYREASAFHGPAGLGDETLPDSTAPHPTESSAQALLRLSREYEGELTVCATGPLTNVAIALLEDPHFAHRVRKFVFMGGAAQVPGNFTPVAEFNIWADPDAAEIVLSSGIPFTMVDLDASHRWLFRPEDLAALEAAGPGTALAARLMRTYMAAYTRHGGDGTCPLHDPLAVGVCGDEAFVEAADGAVVVECASELTRGQTVFVPTAARRVHYSESPALTARLRATGRVALGPGTRDFTADFVTTLPRWPATA from the coding sequence GTGACCGCGCGCCCCCCGATCGTCCTGGACAGCGACCCCGGCATCGACGACGCCGTAGCCCTCCAGTACCTCCTGGGAACAGACCTCTGGGACCTCAAGGCGTACACCTCGGCAGGCGGCAACCTCCCCGCCGAGGCGACGTACGCCAACGCCCGCGCCCTCGCCCGAGCCCTACGCATCGACACCCACGTCCCGGTCCACAGAGGCGTCGGCCGCCCCCTCTCCCGCCTCCCCTACCGCGAGGCCTCCGCCTTCCACGGCCCCGCCGGCCTGGGCGACGAAACCCTCCCCGACTCCACGGCACCGCACCCCACGGAGTCGTCCGCCCAGGCCCTGCTCCGCCTGTCGAGGGAGTACGAGGGCGAGCTGACGGTGTGCGCCACCGGCCCCCTCACCAACGTGGCCATCGCCCTGCTGGAGGACCCGCACTTCGCCCACCGCGTCCGCAAGTTCGTGTTCATGGGCGGCGCCGCGCAGGTCCCGGGCAACTTCACGCCGGTCGCCGAGTTCAACATCTGGGCCGACCCGGACGCCGCCGAGATCGTGCTCTCCTCGGGCATCCCGTTCACCATGGTCGACCTGGACGCCTCGCACCGCTGGCTGTTCCGCCCGGAGGACCTCGCCGCGCTGGAGGCCGCGGGCCCCGGCACGGCCCTCGCCGCCCGGCTGATGCGCACCTACATGGCCGCCTACACCCGCCACGGCGGAGACGGCACCTGCCCGCTGCACGATCCGCTGGCCGTCGGCGTCTGCGGCGACGAGGCGTTCGTCGAGGCCGCGGACGGGGCCGTCGTCGTGGAGTGCGCGAGCGAACTCACGCGTGGCCAGACGGTGTTCGTGCCGACCGCCGCCCGGCGTGTCCACTACTCCGAGTCCCCCGCGCTGACGGCCCGCCTGCGGGCCACCGGCCGGGTCGCCCTGGGACCGGGCACCCGTGACTTCACCGCGGACTTCGTGACGACGTTGCCCCGGTGGCCGGCGACGGCCTGA
- a CDS encoding ribonucleoside-diphosphate reductase subunit alpha has product MTIAPADPVSDIAAAEPVPADPSVESDGPGAALLRTLTELTADLPDADPGRVAAAALRGRSVRVSAAEMVAELRELATEAAAGLIAEDPAYSKLAARLLAISIRAEAASQGVTTFTESIAVGHREGLVADRTAEFVRDHAERLDALIDPAGDDRFGYFGLRTLHSRYLLRHPLTRKVVETPQHFMLRVAAGLAEDTGADQEAGHRALDEVAALYGLMSRLDYLPSSPTLFNSGTRHPQMSSCYLLDSPLDELDSIYDRYHQVARLSKHAGGIGLSYSRVRSRGSLIRGTNGHSNGIVPFLKTLDASVAAVNQGGRRKGAAAVYLETWHSDIEEFLELRDNTGEDARRTHNLNLAHWIPDEFMRRVNADEQWSLFSPSDVPELVDLWGEEFEAAYRKAEADGLAKKTIAARDLYGRMMRTLAQTGNGWMTFKDAANRTANQTAEPGHVVHSSNLCTEILEVTNDGETAVCNLGSVNLGAFVDPAAGDMDWARLDATVRTAVTFLDRVVDINFYPTEQAGRSNAKWRPVGLGAMGLQDVFFRLRLPFDSAEAKALSTRIAERVMLAAYEASADLAERSGRLPAWEKTRTARGVLHPDHYGVETTWPERWAALRERVARTGLRNSLLLAIAPTATIASIAGVYECIEPQVSNLFKRETLSGEFLQVNSYLVKDLKELGVWDARTREALRESNGSVQDFAWIPADVRALYRTAWEIPQRGLIDMAAARTPYLDQSQSLNLFLETPTIGKLSSMYAYAWKSGLKTTYYLRSRPATRIARAAQGQGGQTQTSNRPENTIPVQQSADPDAVACSLENPESCEACQ; this is encoded by the coding sequence GTGACCATCGCGCCAGCCGATCCGGTGTCGGACATCGCCGCGGCCGAGCCGGTTCCAGCCGACCCGTCGGTGGAGTCCGACGGTCCCGGTGCCGCGTTGCTGCGGACCCTGACCGAGCTGACCGCCGACCTCCCCGACGCCGACCCCGGCCGGGTCGCCGCCGCCGCGCTGCGCGGCCGGTCGGTGCGTGTCTCTGCCGCCGAGATGGTCGCGGAGCTGCGGGAGCTGGCCACCGAGGCGGCCGCGGGCCTCATCGCCGAGGACCCCGCCTACTCGAAGCTGGCGGCCCGGCTGCTGGCCATCAGCATCCGTGCCGAGGCGGCCTCGCAGGGTGTCACGACGTTCACCGAGTCCATCGCCGTGGGCCACCGGGAGGGCCTCGTCGCCGACCGTACGGCCGAGTTCGTCCGCGACCACGCCGAGCGTCTCGACGCCCTGATCGACCCGGCCGGAGACGACCGCTTCGGCTACTTCGGTCTGCGCACCCTGCACAGCCGCTATCTGCTCCGGCACCCGCTCACCCGCAAGGTCGTCGAGACACCCCAGCACTTCATGCTGCGGGTCGCCGCCGGTCTCGCCGAGGACACGGGAGCCGATCAGGAGGCGGGCCACCGCGCCCTGGACGAAGTCGCCGCGCTCTACGGGCTCATGAGCCGCCTCGACTACCTCCCCTCCTCGCCCACGCTCTTCAACTCCGGCACGCGACACCCCCAGATGTCGTCCTGCTACCTCCTCGACTCCCCGCTGGACGAGCTGGACTCCATCTACGACCGCTACCACCAGGTGGCCCGCCTCTCGAAGCACGCCGGCGGCATCGGCCTGTCGTACTCCCGCGTCCGCTCGCGCGGTTCGCTGATCCGGGGCACCAACGGACACTCCAACGGCATCGTGCCGTTCCTGAAGACGCTGGACGCCTCGGTCGCCGCCGTGAACCAGGGCGGCCGACGCAAGGGTGCGGCCGCGGTCTACCTGGAGACCTGGCACTCCGACATCGAGGAGTTCCTGGAGCTGCGCGACAACACAGGCGAGGACGCCCGGCGTACGCACAACCTGAACCTGGCGCACTGGATCCCGGACGAGTTCATGCGCCGGGTGAACGCCGACGAGCAGTGGTCGCTGTTCTCCCCGTCCGACGTACCCGAGCTGGTCGACCTGTGGGGCGAGGAGTTCGAGGCCGCGTACCGCAAGGCGGAGGCGGACGGCCTGGCGAAGAAGACCATCGCGGCCCGTGACCTGTACGGCCGCATGATGCGCACCCTCGCGCAGACCGGCAACGGCTGGATGACCTTCAAGGACGCTGCCAACCGCACGGCGAACCAGACGGCCGAGCCGGGCCACGTCGTCCACTCCTCCAACCTCTGCACGGAGATCCTGGAGGTCACGAACGACGGGGAGACGGCGGTCTGCAACCTGGGCTCGGTGAACCTGGGCGCGTTCGTCGACCCGGCGGCGGGCGACATGGACTGGGCACGGCTGGACGCGACCGTCCGGACCGCCGTCACCTTCCTCGACCGTGTGGTCGACATCAACTTCTACCCGACCGAGCAGGCGGGCCGCTCCAACGCGAAGTGGCGTCCGGTCGGACTCGGCGCGATGGGCCTGCAGGACGTCTTCTTCCGGCTGCGTCTGCCCTTCGACTCCGCCGAGGCGAAGGCCCTGTCGACGCGGATCGCCGAGCGCGTCATGCTCGCCGCGTACGAGGCCTCCGCCGACCTCGCCGAGCGGTCCGGCCGGCTGCCGGCCTGGGAGAAGACCCGTACGGCGCGCGGCGTGCTGCACCCCGACCACTACGGTGTCGAGACCACCTGGCCGGAGCGGTGGGCGGCCCTGCGTGAGCGCGTCGCGAGGACGGGCCTGCGCAACTCCCTGCTCCTCGCCATCGCGCCGACGGCCACGATCGCCTCGATCGCCGGTGTGTACGAGTGCATCGAGCCGCAGGTGTCCAACCTGTTCAAGCGCGAGACGCTGTCCGGTGAGTTCCTCCAGGTCAACTCGTATCTGGTGAAGGACCTGAAGGAGCTGGGCGTCTGGGACGCCCGCACCCGTGAGGCGCTGCGCGAGTCGAACGGCTCGGTGCAGGACTTCGCGTGGATCCCGGCCGACGTACGGGCGCTGTACCGCACGGCCTGGGAGATCCCGCAGCGCGGTCTGATCGACATGGCCGCCGCCCGCACCCCGTATCTGGACCAGTCCCAGTCGCTCAACCTGTTCCTGGAGACACCGACCATCGGCAAACTCTCCTCGATGTACGCGTACGCCTGGAAGTCGGGCCTGAAAACCACGTACTACCTGCGCTCCCGCCCGGCGACCCGCATCGCCCGCGCCGCACAGGGCCAGGGCGGCCAGACGCAGACGTCGAACCGGCCGGAGAACACCATCCCCGTCCAGCAGTCGGCCGATCCGGATGCCGTCGCCTGCTCCCTTGAGAACCCCGAGTCCTGCGAGGCCTGCCAGTAA
- the mctP gene encoding monocarboxylate uptake permease MctP codes for MKDGVNGVALAVFIFFFLAVTVMGFLAARWRKAENEHSLDEWGLGGRSFGTWITWFLLGGDLYTAYTFVAVPAAIYAAGAAGFFAVPYTILVYPLIFTFLPRLWSVSHKHGYVTTSDFVRGRFGSKGLSLAVALTGILATMPYIALQLVGIQAVLDVMGVGGGENTNWFIKDLPLLIAFGVLAAYTYSSGLRAPALIAFVKDTLIYIVIAVAIIYIPIKLGGFDDIFAKAGEAYSQTNPATDKPRGALVPGDANQWTYATLALGSALALFMYPHSITATLSSKSREVIRRNTTILPLYSLMLGLLALLGFMAIAAGVQVQNGQLAIPQLFETMFPDWFAGVAFAAIGIGALVPAAIMSIAAANLFTRNIYKDFIKPDATPAQETKVSKLVSLLVKVGALAFVLTMDKTVAINFQLLGGIWILQTFPALVGGLFTRWFHRWALIAGWAVGMLYGTIAAYGVASPTQKHFGGSSAEIPGIGEIGYIGLTAFVLNVVVTVVLTFVLRAAKAPEGIDETRPQDYTADAGDPGVQVELPPATAGTSH; via the coding sequence GTGAAGGACGGCGTGAACGGCGTGGCACTCGCCGTCTTCATCTTCTTCTTCCTGGCCGTCACGGTCATGGGCTTCCTGGCCGCGCGCTGGCGCAAGGCCGAGAACGAGCACAGCCTCGACGAATGGGGCCTCGGGGGCCGGTCGTTCGGCACCTGGATCACCTGGTTCCTGCTGGGCGGCGACCTCTACACCGCGTACACCTTCGTCGCTGTGCCGGCGGCGATCTACGCGGCGGGCGCGGCCGGTTTCTTCGCGGTGCCCTACACGATCCTGGTCTATCCGCTGATCTTCACGTTCCTGCCCCGCCTGTGGTCGGTCTCCCACAAGCACGGCTATGTGACGACCTCGGACTTCGTCCGCGGCCGCTTCGGCTCGAAGGGTCTGTCCCTGGCGGTCGCGCTGACCGGCATCCTCGCGACGATGCCGTACATCGCCCTCCAACTCGTCGGCATCCAGGCCGTCCTGGACGTGATGGGCGTCGGCGGCGGTGAGAACACCAACTGGTTCATCAAGGACCTGCCCCTGCTGATCGCGTTCGGTGTCCTGGCGGCCTACACCTACTCCTCCGGCCTCCGGGCGCCCGCGCTGATCGCGTTCGTGAAGGACACCCTGATCTACATCGTCATCGCGGTGGCGATCATCTACATCCCGATCAAGCTCGGCGGCTTCGACGACATCTTCGCCAAGGCGGGCGAGGCCTACAGCCAGACCAACCCGGCGACCGACAAGCCACGCGGCGCGCTCGTCCCGGGCGACGCCAACCAGTGGACGTACGCGACGCTGGCCCTCGGCTCGGCGCTGGCGCTCTTCATGTACCCGCACTCGATCACGGCGACGCTGTCGTCCAAGAGCCGCGAGGTCATCCGCCGCAACACCACGATCCTGCCGCTGTACTCCCTGATGCTGGGCCTGCTGGCGCTGCTGGGCTTCATGGCGATCGCGGCCGGCGTCCAGGTGCAGAACGGCCAGCTGGCGATCCCGCAGCTGTTCGAGACGATGTTCCCGGACTGGTTCGCGGGCGTGGCCTTCGCCGCCATCGGCATCGGCGCGCTGGTGCCCGCGGCGATCATGTCCATCGCGGCGGCGAACCTCTTCACCCGCAACATCTACAAGGACTTCATCAAGCCGGACGCCACGCCCGCGCAGGAGACGAAGGTCTCGAAGCTGGTGTCCCTGCTGGTGAAGGTGGGTGCGCTGGCCTTCGTCCTCACCATGGACAAGACGGTCGCCATCAACTTCCAGCTCCTGGGCGGCATCTGGATCCTCCAGACCTTCCCGGCCCTGGTCGGCGGTCTCTTCACTCGCTGGTTCCACCGCTGGGCCCTCATCGCCGGCTGGGCGGTCGGCATGCTGTACGGGACGATCGCCGCGTACGGCGTGGCCTCCCCGACCCAGAAGCACTTCGGCGGCTCGTCCGCCGAGATCCCCGGCATCGGCGAGATCGGCTACATCGGTCTGACGGCGTTCGTCCTCAACGTCGTGGTCACGGTGGTCCTCACCTTCGTCCTGCGCGCCGCGAAGGCCCCCGAGGGCATCGACGAGACCCGCCCGCAGGACTACACGGCAGACGCCGGCGACCCGGGAGTCCAGGTGGAACTCCCCCCGGCGACGGCGGGAACGAGCCACTAG